The Synergistaceae bacterium sequence TGGGACATAGAATGCAGAACATACCGGATAGTTTCGGTCTATCGCAGGACTATTAATGTTGAGAATATGGATGGTCTGCGTTGTACATTGATAACGGAACGGGAGGATTTTTCGGCTCGTACTGCTTTAGCTGAGTCTCTTCCTGATGTTATGGAAGGAGAAGAGGCAGATATTATCACAGATGAGGCTGCTGTCTGTTATGACCCGTTTTTTTCAACAGGCAGTATTCTGGAGAAATGGAAACCTCTTATTTTTGAGTGGCAGCGTTTTCTTCAAGACGAAGAACTGAGGGTTCTGGCTGAAATTTGGGATGGGGTGCACTGGAGACGCCTGGTAGGTCTTGGTCCTGGTTCTACTCCGGCAGGAGATGATTTTCTGCATGGACGTCTGACGGCTCATATCAGACGTTTTATGGTAGAGGATTCAGTGGTAAGGGATTTTAGAAATGGCTACCGTCCTGGTTCTACAGTAAAACTTTCAGAGAGTTTCTATGAAGATCTGCTGTTGCGTAAGTTATGGAGAAGAGGGAAGAGCCTGCTTGAGGCTCTTCCCACAGATGACCCGCAAAAGGTTATAAGTGCGTTAAACGGGCTCATAAGATGGGGGCATTCATCGGGACGTGCATGGCTTGCCGGGTTTGCTTTCGGAGTAGAAGAAATTTGCAACAGTACACAGTAAAAGGGGATAGTCCAGCACCCTAAATTTATTTACGGAGGTGACGCTTGTGCAGCGTTTAGAAATTATCAGAAGCTCCTACTATGACAGTGTAACATTAATGCTTGTCGCGAAAGAGCTAAACAAGCTTGATGGGATCACTTCTTCCTCTCTTGTCATGGGGACAGAAGCGAATTACAACATCCTTGCGACAGGCGGTTTTGATGTTACCGGCGCTGACGCTACGCCTAATGACTTGATTATCGGGGTCATCGGAGACGATGCTTCAGTTCTTGAAAACGCGCTTAAGACTGCAAAAGAGTATATTGCAAGTCCTCCTTGGAAAAAAGCAGTATCAGTTGGAGATTATTATCCTAAGAGTCTGGATGGCGCGCTTGCGATCCAGAAAGATTCTAATATTGCGGTTATCTCTGTTGCAGGCCGATATGCGGGGGATTTAGCCCAGGATTGTATCAATAAAGGGCTGAATGTCATGCTGTTCTCAGATAACGTCCCGATTGAAAAAGAAATTGAACTTAAAAAATCAGCATTGGAAAAAGGACTGCTGGTTATGGGGCCTGATTGCGGCACAGTCATTATCCGCGGTATTGCTCTTGGTTTTGCAAATGCCTGCCCGGTCGGACCGGTTGGCATTGTCGCTGCAGCTGGAACCGGACTGCAGGAAGTACATATTCAGCTTGCCAGGCGTGGGGTTGGTACTTTGCACGGTATCGGCACAGGGGGAAGGGATGTAAAAACAGAAGTCGGTGGAATTACGACGCTGACTGCAGTTGAGGCCTTACTTGAGGACGATGAGATTAAAACATTGCTGGTAGTAGGTAAACCGCCGGCAAAAGAAGTTGAGGACAAAATACTGGAGCTTGTGAAAAAATCCGGTAAACCAGCTGTCTTTGGTTTTATAGGCGGTCAGGCCAAAGGTGATCAGCCTCCTGTATATATATGCTCCGAACTTGAAGAGACCGCAGCAGTTGCCGCAGCCCTTGTAAAAGGTGAAGATGCAGACGCAGCCAGAGCCTCGTTAAAGGCGAAAGAATCAGAACTGAAAGCACTGGCGCAGAAGATAGGGTGCCGTAAGGGATACATCAGAGGACTTTATTCCGGTGGCACTCTCTGCTATGAGGCACAGCTTGTGCTTGCAAAGAATGGCATCGACACATGGAGCAATGCGCCGTTCTCTAAGGAAAGAAAACTTCAAAACTCGCTTAAGCCTCTTGAACACAGCATAGTCGACTATGGGGAGGACGAATTCACCCAGGGAAGGCTGCACCCTATGATGGATCTCACATTGAGGTGCGACAGGCTGCTTGTTGAAGCGGCTGATCCGGAAGTTGAAGTAATACTGCTTGACGTCGTGCTTGGTTATGGATGTAACCCTGATCCGGCAGGGGTTCTTGCCGAAGCAATCAAAAATGCAAGGAAAAC is a genomic window containing:
- a CDS encoding DUF2877 domain-containing protein — translated: MSKTEIRPLSVSTDWDIECRTYRIVSVYRRTINVENMDGLRCTLITEREDFSARTALAESLPDVMEGEEADIITDEAAVCYDPFFSTGSILEKWKPLIFEWQRFLQDEELRVLAEIWDGVHWRRLVGLGPGSTPAGDDFLHGRLTAHIRRFMVEDSVVRDFRNGYRPGSTVKLSESFYEDLLLRKLWRRGKSLLEALPTDDPQKVISALNGLIRWGHSSGRAWLAGFAFGVEEICNSTQ
- the fdrA gene encoding acyl-CoA synthetase FdrA, giving the protein MQRLEIIRSSYYDSVTLMLVAKELNKLDGITSSSLVMGTEANYNILATGGFDVTGADATPNDLIIGVIGDDASVLENALKTAKEYIASPPWKKAVSVGDYYPKSLDGALAIQKDSNIAVISVAGRYAGDLAQDCINKGLNVMLFSDNVPIEKEIELKKSALEKGLLVMGPDCGTVIIRGIALGFANACPVGPVGIVAAAGTGLQEVHIQLARRGVGTLHGIGTGGRDVKTEVGGITTLTAVEALLEDDEIKTLLVVGKPPAKEVEDKILELVKKSGKPAVFGFIGGQAKGDQPPVYICSELEETAAVAAALVKGEDADAARASLKAKESELKALAQKIGCRKGYIRGLYSGGTLCYEAQLVLAKNGIDTWSNAPFSKERKLQNSLKPLEHSIVDYGEDEFTQGRLHPMMDLTLRCDRLLVEAADPEVEVILLDVVLGYGCNPDPAGVLAEAIKNARKTTGDRIAYVASICGVDQDPQDGAKQRKILEDAGVTVCESNAQAARLAAFLLGR